One stretch of Argiope bruennichi chromosome 3, qqArgBrue1.1, whole genome shotgun sequence DNA includes these proteins:
- the LOC129963454 gene encoding thymosin beta-like isoform X3: MGNDYQKMSSPTKSELPKVPTPLKNELAQFDSTKMKHAETLEKNPLPSKDDVQQEKVHNSILHDVEGFERSKLKSTETHEKTVLPNADDVVQEKIHQNIVSGVETFDKTALHHTETKEKAVLPGPEIIEQEKGHQKLVQGIENFDTSNLKHAETLEKNPLPTKEAIAMEKSAA, from the exons aaaatgtcTTCCCCAACAAAGAGCGAGTTGCCAAAGGTACCTACTCCTTTGAAAAACGAGTTGGCACAGTTTGATTCTACTAAGATGAAACATGCAGAAACTCTTGAGAAGAATCCACTACCCTCTAAGGATG ATGTCCAGCAAGAGAAGGTCCATAACAGTATCCTACATGATGTAGAAGGATTTGAACGCTCCAAATTAAAATCAACAGAGACCCATGAGAAGACAGTCTTGCCAAATGCAGATG ATGTTGTACAAGAGAAAATTCATCAGAACATAGTAAGTGGTGTGGAAACCTTTGATAAAACTGCTTTACATCACACAGAAACAAAGGAAAAGGCAGTCTTGCCAGGCCCTGAAA ttattgagCAAGAAAAGGGACATCAGAAGCTGGTGCAaggtattgaaaattttgatacatcAAATTTGAAGCATGCTGAAACACTGGAGAAAAATCCTTTGCCAACTAAAGAAG CCATTGCAATGGAGAAAAGTGCTGCCTAG
- the LOC129963454 gene encoding thymosin beta-like isoform X4: protein MGNDYQKMSSPTKSELPKVPTPLKNELAQFDSTKMKHAETLEKNPLPSKDDVQQEKVHNSILHDVEGFERSKLKSTETHEKTVLPNADDVAQERVQQNFLNGVKNFKRNSLKQTSTDEKIILPTPDVIEQEKGHQKLVQGIENFDTSNLKHAETLEKNPLPTKEAIAMEKSAA, encoded by the exons aaaatgtcTTCCCCAACAAAGAGCGAGTTGCCAAAGGTACCTACTCCTTTGAAAAACGAGTTGGCACAGTTTGATTCTACTAAGATGAAACATGCAGAAACTCTTGAGAAGAATCCACTACCCTCTAAGGATG ATGTCCAGCAAGAGAAGGTCCATAACAGTATCCTACATGATGTAGAAGGATTTGAACGCTCCAAATTAAAATCAACAGAGACCCATGAGAAGACAGTCTTGCCAAATGCAGATG atgtAGCCCAAGAACGAGTTCAACAAAACTTCCTGAATGGTGTAAAGAACTTTAAGAGAAATTCTTTAAAGCAAACTAGTACAGATGAGAAAATCATACTTCCAACTCCAGATG ttattgagCAAGAAAAGGGACATCAGAAGCTGGTGCAaggtattgaaaattttgatacatcAAATTTGAAGCATGCTGAAACACTGGAGAAAAATCCTTTGCCAACTAAAGAAG CCATTGCAATGGAGAAAAGTGCTGCCTAG
- the LOC129963454 gene encoding thymosin beta-like isoform X1, with amino-acid sequence MGNDYQKMSSPTKSELPKVPTPLKNELAQFDSTKMKHAETLEKNPLPSKDDVQQEKVHNSILHDVEGFERSKLKSTETHEKTVLPNADDVAQERVQQNFLNGVKNFKRNSLKQTSTDEKIILPTPDDVVQEKIHQNIVSGVETFDKTALHHTETKEKAVLPGPEIIEQEKGHQKLVQGIENFDTSNLKHAETLEKNPLPTKEAIAMEKSAA; translated from the exons aaaatgtcTTCCCCAACAAAGAGCGAGTTGCCAAAGGTACCTACTCCTTTGAAAAACGAGTTGGCACAGTTTGATTCTACTAAGATGAAACATGCAGAAACTCTTGAGAAGAATCCACTACCCTCTAAGGATG ATGTCCAGCAAGAGAAGGTCCATAACAGTATCCTACATGATGTAGAAGGATTTGAACGCTCCAAATTAAAATCAACAGAGACCCATGAGAAGACAGTCTTGCCAAATGCAGATG atgtAGCCCAAGAACGAGTTCAACAAAACTTCCTGAATGGTGTAAAGAACTTTAAGAGAAATTCTTTAAAGCAAACTAGTACAGATGAGAAAATCATACTTCCAACTCCAGATG ATGTTGTACAAGAGAAAATTCATCAGAACATAGTAAGTGGTGTGGAAACCTTTGATAAAACTGCTTTACATCACACAGAAACAAAGGAAAAGGCAGTCTTGCCAGGCCCTGAAA ttattgagCAAGAAAAGGGACATCAGAAGCTGGTGCAaggtattgaaaattttgatacatcAAATTTGAAGCATGCTGAAACACTGGAGAAAAATCCTTTGCCAACTAAAGAAG CCATTGCAATGGAGAAAAGTGCTGCCTAG
- the LOC129963454 gene encoding thymosin beta-like isoform X2 gives MSSPTKSELPKVPTPLKNELAQFDSTKMKHAETLEKNPLPSKDDVQQEKVHNSILHDVEGFERSKLKSTETHEKTVLPNADDVAQERVQQNFLNGVKNFKRNSLKQTSTDEKIILPTPDDVVQEKIHQNIVSGVETFDKTALHHTETKEKAVLPGPEIIEQEKGHQKLVQGIENFDTSNLKHAETLEKNPLPTKEAIAMEKSAA, from the exons atgtcTTCCCCAACAAAGAGCGAGTTGCCAAAGGTACCTACTCCTTTGAAAAACGAGTTGGCACAGTTTGATTCTACTAAGATGAAACATGCAGAAACTCTTGAGAAGAATCCACTACCCTCTAAGGATG ATGTCCAGCAAGAGAAGGTCCATAACAGTATCCTACATGATGTAGAAGGATTTGAACGCTCCAAATTAAAATCAACAGAGACCCATGAGAAGACAGTCTTGCCAAATGCAGATG atgtAGCCCAAGAACGAGTTCAACAAAACTTCCTGAATGGTGTAAAGAACTTTAAGAGAAATTCTTTAAAGCAAACTAGTACAGATGAGAAAATCATACTTCCAACTCCAGATG ATGTTGTACAAGAGAAAATTCATCAGAACATAGTAAGTGGTGTGGAAACCTTTGATAAAACTGCTTTACATCACACAGAAACAAAGGAAAAGGCAGTCTTGCCAGGCCCTGAAA ttattgagCAAGAAAAGGGACATCAGAAGCTGGTGCAaggtattgaaaattttgatacatcAAATTTGAAGCATGCTGAAACACTGGAGAAAAATCCTTTGCCAACTAAAGAAG CCATTGCAATGGAGAAAAGTGCTGCCTAG